In Phacochoerus africanus isolate WHEZ1 chromosome 14, ROS_Pafr_v1, whole genome shotgun sequence, one genomic interval encodes:
- the LOC125114440 gene encoding cytochrome b-245 chaperone 1: MYMQVETRTSSCLHLKRAPGIRSWSLLVGIASIGLAAAYYSGDSLGWKLFYVSGCLFVAVQNLEDWQEAIFSKSTGKVVLKTFSLYRKLLTLCRAGHEQVVVQLSDIRDVSVEEEKVRYFGKGHVVVLRFATGFSHPLTQSAVMGHRSDVEAIARLITTFLELHRLESPAEPSQSSDSEADILGDHS; this comes from the exons ATGTACATGCAGGTGGAGACACGCACCAGCTCCTGCCTCCACCTGAAAAGGGCTCCAGGCATCAGGTCCTGGTCCCTGTTGGTTG GAATCGCGTCCATCGGCCTGGCTGCTGCGTATTACAGTGGAG ACAGTCTGGGCTGGAAGCTCTTCTACGTCTCCGGCTGCCTGTTCGTGGCCGTGCAGAACCTGGAGGACTGGCAG GAAGCCATCTTCAGCAAGAGCACCGGGAAGGTTGTGCTGAAGACGTTCAGCTTGTACCGGAAGCTGCTGACCCTCTGCAGAGCGGGCCACGAGCAGG TGGTGGTGCAGCTCAGCGACATCCGGGACGTGAGCGTGGAGGAGGAGAAGGTCCGCTACTTCGGGAAGGGCCACGTGGTGGTGCTTCGCTTTGCCACGGGCttctcccaccccctcacccagAGCGCCGTCATGGGCCACCGCAG TGACGTGGAGGCCATTGCCAGGCTCATCACTACTTTCCTGGAGCTGCACCGCCTCGAGAGTCCTGCGGAGCCGTCTCAGAGCAGCGACAGTGAGGCCGACATCCTTGGGGACCACAGCTGA